Below is a window of Candidatus Obscuribacter sp. DNA.
GCAGCAAAAGTATAAGGATGATCTGGTGATTGTCGGCATCTCTGATGAACCCAAAGAAACATTGCAGAAATTCATGCTGAACACTGACATGACTTACACTGTTGCCACGGATCCACTTCAGCGAATGAAATCGAAAGTCGGAGTTACCGGTATACCACACGTGCTCATAATTAGTGCCGACAATATCGTCCGGTGGCAAGGGTATCCAATCTTCATAGATGATCGGTTAACCGAAAACGTACTCAGTCAGATTATTGAGGAATCAAAAAAGAGGTATCCGCTCAGTTTTCAAACCCAGGACAGGTCAAAGTTTGTCAACGTTAGTGCCTTGAGGACTGACTTTTGTCAAACATTGGCACGAAAGTTAACTCAGAGTTGGCAAGCTTCAAGTATTGATCGTTCGGCTCCGGCAGACTTCACCTTGCAAATAGGCAAACTGGAACTATCGAGAATCTCAATGAAACAATCGATGATTTTAAGGCAGTTCGTGCGACCAGGAGTTCTGTTGAAAAGGCAAAGAGTCTCATACTGTCAAGTTATACTGCCGCTCCACCCGCATTACGTGGTGTTTGTCTTCGAATTGTGTTTGGGTCCGAAGTGACCGTAAAAGAAATCCGATTTGATGATGATGCTCCCATAGTGGACTAAGGCTTGAATAGTGGGTTTTAGGGTTTGAAAGGGCGTCCGTCATTCGAAATTGAACAATGTATTCGGGTGAATCACTGAGACTTGAGAGATCGTGAGTAAATGGAATTTGGCCCACTGTGCGTGCGCCCCACATAAAGTGCCTGTCGTTTGAAAGTTCTTACAGTCAGTCACTGCGATGATTTCTCTGAATAAAAGTGAATTGATTTGACCAAAAGAATCTACATCACTCATGAAACGTTGTGCTCAATTTTTAAATCCCATTATCTGAGCAACGAAACCTTCATCCGCATTAATTGAGACTAGACCTTTTTTCAACGAGAGACAGAATTGGAGAAAACGCGTGAGTGTCAGCAAGAGCAAGTCCGAAAATTTTTATTCAGACGATTGGCACGATTTAGGCAACAGGCTCGACATGCTAATCGCGAAGCATAACGCATACAACGAC
It encodes the following:
- a CDS encoding TlpA family protein disulfide reductase; translated protein: MIPEMNAWQQKYKDDLVIVGISDEPKETLQKFMLNTDMTYTVATDPLQRMKSKVGVTGIPHVLIISADNIVRWQGYPIFIDDRLTENVLSQIIEESKKRYPLSFQTQDRSKFVNVSALRTDFCQTLARKLTQSWQASSIDRSAPADFTLQIGKLELSRISMKQSMILRQFVRPGVLLKRQRVSYCQVILPLHPHYVVFVFELCLGPK